In one Mycobacteroides chelonae genomic region, the following are encoded:
- a CDS encoding MmpS family transport accessory protein, whose protein sequence is MVLVLAIAGFAVWRIRGIFGSYQLPTYAGSMTDDKNNSKPKHVVYEIFGPPGTVADINYIDKEGEPHQINGAVLPWSIEIITTAPSMTGNILAQTRNADGLGCRITANDEKKDERYTNEVSAYVYCFVKSA, encoded by the coding sequence ATGGTGTTGGTCCTGGCCATCGCGGGTTTTGCGGTGTGGCGCATTCGCGGCATTTTCGGTTCTTATCAGTTGCCCACTTACGCGGGCAGCATGACCGACGACAAAAACAACTCCAAGCCCAAGCACGTGGTCTACGAGATCTTCGGCCCGCCCGGAACCGTCGCCGACATCAACTACATCGACAAAGAGGGCGAGCCGCATCAGATCAATGGCGCGGTCTTGCCGTGGTCGATCGAGATCATCACGACGGCACCGTCGATGACGGGAAACATCCTGGCGCAGACGCGTAATGCCGACGGGTTGGGCTGCCGTATCACGGCCAATGACGAGAAAAAAGATGAAAGGTATACCAACGAGGTGAGCGCCTACGTCTACTGCTTTGTGAAGTCTGCATGA